The following are encoded together in the Anabrus simplex isolate iqAnaSimp1 chromosome 5, ASM4041472v1, whole genome shotgun sequence genome:
- the LOC136874389 gene encoding thioredoxin reductase 1, cytoplasmic-like: MVTLKKFSTDIGCKDRISDGGVLSNSSLFDKLEQKVLPLSGPEPLPKSHDYDLVVIGGGSGGIAAAKEAAVLGKKVAVCDFVVPTPTGTQWGVGGTCVNVGCVPKKLMHKAALLNMDLQDARCFGWKVPERIKHDWFEMITEIQNYVKSLNFGYRKIFREKGIAYFNAYAQFIGPNRIKMTDKKMTVSEITGQHFIIAVGERPKYLHIPGANEFAITSDDIFSLERSPGRTLIVGASYVALECAGFLIGLGFDCTVMVRSILLRGYDQQMANMVGQHLTSLGVKFIYKCVPISIEKISEGVASRLKVTSQKDTEVIVGEYNTVLLAVGREPRIKDLGLEIVGVKLNSDNGRIICNDKDQTSCPYIYAIGDVANNRPQLTPVAIHAGKFLSRRLFGKCKVLTDYINVPSTVFTPIEYGFVGLAEEVAIEVYGKNNIEVYHTHFQPLEFVIPAKEDNVCYAKLICLKKDHERVVGLHILGPNAGEITQGYAIGLKLGAKKSDFSNLIGIHPTCAEILTTMEITKASGLSVLRTGC, translated from the exons ATGGTTACTCTAAAAAAATTTTCTACAG ACATCGGTTGTAAGGACCGAATTTCTGATGGAGGTGTACTTTCTAACAGCAGTTTGTTCGATAAATTGGAACAAAAGGTACTACCTTTATCCGGTCCTGAACCACTTC CTAAGTCTCATGACTATGACCTTGTTGTGATAGGAGGGGGCTCGGGAGGTATAGCAGCAGCCAAGGAAGCAGCAGTCTTAGGGAAGAAGGTTGCTGTATGTGATTTTGTTGTTCCAACCCCTACTGGCACACAATGGGGAGTTGGTGGCACATGTGTGAACGTTGGCTGTGTCCCTAAGAAGCTTATGCATAAAGCAGCATTACTTAACATGGACCTTCAAGATGCACGTTGCTTTGGTTGGAAAGTTCCAGAACGTATTAAACATGATTGGTTTGAAATGATAACAGAAATTCAGAATTACGTAAAATCTCTAAACTTTGgttataggaaaattttcagaGAGAAAGGTATTGCGTACTTCAATGCATATGCACAGTTCATAGGCCCCAATAGGATTAAGATGACTGACAAAAAGATGACTGTTTCAGAAATAACTGGCCAACATTTTATTATTGCAGTAGGGGAACGCCCTAAGTACCTACATATCCCAGGAGCTAACGAGTTTGCTATTACTTCTGATGATATATTTTCTCTCGAACGTAGTCCTGGGAGAACTCTTATTGTAGGTGCATCGTACGTTGCTCTAGAATGTGCTGGGTTTTTAATTGGCCTTGGTTTCGACTGCACTGTTATGGTCCGATCTATTCTTCTTAGGGGGTATGATCAGCAAATGGCTAACATGGTGGGGCAGCATTTGACTTCACTAGGCGTTAAATTTATCTACAAATGTGTCCCTATATCCATTGAGAAGATATCCGAAGGTGTGGCTAGTCGTCTTAAGGTCACAAGTCAGAAAGATACGGAAGTAATTGTTGGCGAATACAACACAGTGTTATTAGCTGTTGGACGTGAACCACGAATCAAGGACTTGGGTCTGGAGATTGTTGGAGTGAAGCTGAATTCAGACAATGGGAGAATAATTTGTAATGATAAGGATCAAACCTCATGCCCATATATTTATGCAATAGGTGATGTTGCTAATAACAGACCCCAACTGACCCCAGTAGCTATCCATGCAGGTAAATTTTTATCACGTAGATTGTTCGGCAAATGTAAAGTTCTTACTGATTATATCAATGTACCCTCTACTGTCTTCACTCCAATTGAGTACGGCTTTGTTGGATTGGCTGAGGAGGTAGCAATAGAGGTGTATGGCAAGAATAACATAGAAGTCTATCATACTCATTTTCAGCCCTTGGAATTTGTGATTCCTGCTAAGGAAGATAATGTGTGTTATGCCAAACTAATTTGTCTCAAAAAGGATCATGAACGTGTTGTTGGGTTACACATATTAGGCCCAAATGCAGGAGAGATCACTCAAGGATATGCCATTGGTTTAAAGTTAGGTGCCAAAAAGTCAGATTTCAGTAATTTGATAGGAATTCATCCCACCTGTGCTGAAATCTTGACTACGATGGAAATAACAAAAGCATCGGGCTTAAGTGTTTTAAGAACTGGTTGTTGA